From Alphaproteobacteria bacterium, the proteins below share one genomic window:
- a CDS encoding DUF2306 domain-containing protein: MTLEPVAAAPLAIQVHLVTVLAAAGLGLWLLAQPKGTPVHRITGRVWMALMVVAALSSFLIPATLLRVVGPFGAIHGLSVLVLVMVTLAIRAARAGRIRAHRGFVIGLYVGAILGAGGGALVPGRMISRILGYA, encoded by the coding sequence ATGACACTCGAGCCTGTCGCCGCCGCGCCGCTGGCGATCCAGGTCCATCTGGTCACGGTGCTCGCCGCCGCGGGGCTGGGTCTGTGGCTGTTGGCGCAACCCAAGGGCACGCCGGTTCACCGCATCACCGGCCGCGTTTGGATGGCGCTCATGGTGGTGGCTGCGCTGAGTTCGTTTCTCATTCCGGCGACACTGCTGCGTGTCGTCGGGCCGTTCGGCGCCATTCATGGCCTGTCGGTGCTGGTCCTGGTGATGGTGACGCTGGCGATCCGGGCGGCGCGCGCCGGCCGCATCCGTGCGCATCGCGGCTTTGTCATCGGCCTCTACGTCGGTGCGATCCTCGGCGCCGGAGGTGGCGCGCTGGTG